The proteins below are encoded in one region of Pseudomonas ekonensis:
- a CDS encoding OprD family porin → MLNKRISLIALGMLSATSAMANDQAESKGFVEDSSLKVLLRNAYINRDYKDGNKDKAEWGQAAIGTFSSGFTQGTIGVGVDAFGLYALRLDGGKGRSGAGGIDFFKQGDSGNAADDLSKGGAAVKFRLSNTVLTYGDQMPALPVLNYDNSRLLPESYTGTLITSREIKGLELNAGRFTAESRKSAEGRDSGGLKSINVLGGSYQFTEHFKGALYASDVEDVLKKQYINANYVLPIDKDQSLTFDFNGYRTKLDDSYVRESGATGDDNKIWSLAATFATGPHSFTVAHQRSTGDSNLGYAYGGYQKGQGRVGDGGNTIYLANSYWSDFNAEDERSWQLGYGLDFGAFGVPGLSYNFAYVRGDNITTSTSEGGTEREIFNQFKYVVQSGPAKDLSVKLRSSILRVSQKSSEYNVSGNEVRVFVDYPINIF, encoded by the coding sequence ATGTTGAACAAGCGGATCAGTCTGATCGCATTGGGGATGTTGAGCGCCACTTCGGCCATGGCTAACGACCAGGCCGAGTCCAAGGGTTTTGTTGAAGACAGCAGCCTCAAAGTGCTGCTGCGCAATGCCTACATCAACCGTGACTACAAAGACGGCAACAAAGACAAGGCCGAGTGGGGCCAAGCGGCCATCGGCACGTTCTCGTCCGGCTTCACCCAAGGCACCATCGGTGTGGGTGTGGACGCCTTCGGTCTGTACGCGCTGCGTCTGGACGGCGGCAAGGGCCGCAGCGGCGCCGGCGGCATCGACTTCTTCAAGCAAGGCGACAGCGGCAACGCGGCCGACGACCTGTCCAAGGGCGGCGCGGCGGTGAAGTTCCGTCTGTCCAACACCGTGCTGACCTACGGTGACCAGATGCCGGCCCTGCCGGTGCTGAACTACGACAACTCGCGCCTGCTGCCGGAAAGCTACACCGGCACCCTGATCACCTCCAGGGAGATCAAAGGCCTGGAGCTAAACGCCGGCCGTTTCACCGCCGAATCGCGCAAGAGCGCCGAAGGCCGTGACAGCGGCGGCCTGAAGTCGATCAACGTGTTGGGCGGCAGCTACCAGTTCACCGAGCACTTCAAAGGTGCGCTGTACGCTTCCGACGTCGAAGACGTGCTGAAGAAGCAGTACATCAACGCCAACTACGTGCTGCCGATCGACAAGGATCAGTCCCTGACCTTCGACTTCAACGGCTACCGCACCAAGCTGGACGACTCCTACGTCCGCGAAAGCGGCGCGACCGGCGACGACAACAAGATCTGGAGCCTGGCGGCGACCTTCGCCACCGGCCCGCACTCGTTCACCGTGGCGCACCAGCGCTCCACCGGCGACAGCAACCTGGGCTACGCCTACGGCGGCTACCAGAAAGGTCAAGGCCGCGTCGGCGACGGCGGCAACACCATCTACCTGGCCAACTCCTACTGGTCGGACTTCAACGCTGAAGACGAACGCAGCTGGCAGCTGGGCTACGGCCTGGACTTCGGCGCCTTCGGCGTGCCGGGCCTGAGCTACAACTTCGCGTACGTGCGTGGCGACAACATCACCACCTCCACCAGCGAAGGCGGCACCGAGCGCGAAATCTTCAACCAGTTCAAGTACGTGGTGCAGAGCGGCCCGGCCAAGGACCTCAGCGTGAAACTGCGCAGCTCGATCCTGCGCGTGTCGCAGAAGTCCAGCGAGTACAACGTCAGCGGCAACGAAGTGCGCGTGTTCGTGGATTACCCGATCAACATCTTCTGA
- a CDS encoding DsbA family protein → MVLHYIYDPLCGWCYGAEPLVQAAQQVLPVVAHGGGMMTGANRQNVSPQLRNYVMPHDRRIAEYTGQPFGEAYFEGLLRDHTAVFDSAPPIAAVMAAEQMDGRGLTLLGRLQTAHYVEGRRIADEAVLMELAAELGYDPAAFQAAFASADAERHIKESRALLATLHGNGFPTFALEQDGQFTLIDIGPWLGKPQAFAQWLGESLPSAAASQSLPVCGLDGCA, encoded by the coding sequence ATGGTTCTTCACTACATTTACGACCCGCTCTGTGGCTGGTGCTACGGCGCCGAACCCTTGGTCCAGGCCGCGCAGCAGGTGCTGCCGGTGGTGGCCCACGGCGGCGGCATGATGACCGGCGCCAATCGCCAGAATGTTTCGCCGCAGCTGCGCAATTACGTCATGCCCCACGACCGGCGCATCGCCGAGTACACCGGTCAGCCGTTCGGCGAGGCGTACTTCGAAGGTCTGCTGCGCGATCACACGGCGGTCTTCGACTCCGCCCCGCCGATCGCCGCCGTGATGGCCGCCGAACAAATGGATGGGCGCGGCCTGACGTTGCTCGGCCGCCTGCAGACCGCCCATTACGTGGAAGGCCGCCGGATCGCCGATGAAGCCGTGCTGATGGAATTGGCGGCTGAGCTGGGTTACGACCCGGCCGCTTTCCAGGCGGCTTTCGCGTCCGCCGATGCCGAGCGCCATATAAAGGAAAGCCGCGCACTGCTGGCGACGCTGCACGGCAACGGCTTCCCGACCTTCGCGCTGGAGCAGGACGGGCAGTTCACCCTGATCGACATCGGCCCGTGGCTGGGCAAGCCGCAGGCCTTCGCCCAATGGCTGGGCGAGTCCCTGCCGAGCGCGGCAGCGTCACAGTCATTGCCGGTCTGCGGGCTCGACGGCTGCGCTTGA
- a CDS encoding TonB-dependent receptor: protein MPAPFRLTPVTLGLSAVLSSGFAYSATELPATSISAESQVDDPRVKVSSTATRTATPVRYVPQAIDSVKTANVADYGTNDLGDALSGIPNVSNGGDTRFDSLRIRGFDASNDFYLDGIRDDSQYKRDLHNIERVEVLKGPAAVLYGRGSQGGIVNRVSKAPEAGRRSTIEAQGGSEDLRSLYADLSADPSENISLRLNMGNMDENSFRDGVSGNRQLFAPSMSWQLTPDLNWLVQYEYSRYNRTPDRGIPGINGRPADVGRDTTYGNDHDFIDDKTQSLRSRLSYELSDNWQLRHTLGVFKLDSDFDNTYLTGFDKKTNKVTRQHWQQDLTTRNIYNNLELEGGFETFGLEHRLLTGLETGSQRRDPTLYNAATSGRGSSPVPGLDLYNPDRDLRHTGRMQVSSSSHTEVESRAVYVQDQLRLNDQWQLLAGLRYDTFDIESTNKLRNISEDRDSHSTSPRFGVVWTPLQNHSFYASWTKTFSPVGGGLIGITPGASGNGNDLSPELTKQKEIGVKSDWLDDRLSTTLAVYELELYNRRTTDPNDPTLTVLSGLQRSRGIELTGTGKITGNWYVRGGVGVQDATIEKDNNGLEGNRVNNVAKRNGSLFLTWKPELGWYAETGLTLVGQRYADNANTTVLPGYGRWDALAGYRHKDWDVRAALNNITDREYYSSATSAFQIQPGAPRSLVVTGTYSF from the coding sequence ATGCCTGCCCCGTTCCGTCTCACGCCCGTCACCCTCGGGCTTTCCGCCGTCCTGTCCTCCGGTTTCGCCTACTCCGCGACCGAACTGCCCGCCACGTCGATCAGCGCCGAATCGCAAGTCGACGACCCGCGCGTGAAAGTCAGCAGCACCGCCACCCGCACCGCTACGCCCGTGCGCTACGTGCCCCAGGCGATCGACTCGGTCAAGACCGCCAACGTCGCCGACTACGGCACCAATGACCTGGGCGACGCCCTGAGCGGCATCCCCAACGTCAGCAACGGCGGCGACACCCGGTTCGACAGCCTGCGCATCCGCGGCTTCGACGCCAGCAACGACTTCTACCTGGACGGCATCCGCGACGACAGCCAGTACAAGCGCGACCTGCACAACATCGAACGCGTCGAAGTGCTCAAGGGCCCGGCCGCCGTGCTCTATGGCCGCGGCAGCCAGGGCGGGATCGTCAACCGGGTGAGCAAGGCGCCGGAAGCCGGCCGCCGCTCGACCATCGAGGCCCAGGGCGGCAGCGAAGACCTGCGCAGCCTGTACGCCGACCTCAGCGCCGACCCGAGCGAAAACATCAGCCTGCGCCTGAACATGGGCAACATGGACGAAAACAGCTTCCGCGACGGCGTCAGCGGCAACCGCCAGCTGTTCGCCCCGTCGATGAGCTGGCAACTGACGCCGGACCTGAACTGGCTGGTGCAGTACGAATACAGCCGCTACAACCGCACGCCGGACCGCGGCATCCCGGGCATCAACGGGCGCCCGGCCGACGTCGGCCGGGACACCACCTACGGCAACGACCACGACTTCATCGACGACAAGACGCAATCTTTGCGCTCGCGCCTGAGCTACGAACTGAGCGACAACTGGCAACTGCGCCATACCCTCGGCGTGTTCAAGCTCGACAGCGACTTCGACAACACCTACCTCACCGGCTTCGACAAGAAGACCAACAAGGTCACCCGCCAGCACTGGCAGCAGGACCTGACCACCCGCAACATCTACAACAACCTTGAGCTGGAAGGCGGCTTCGAGACGTTCGGCCTCGAGCACCGCTTGCTGACCGGACTCGAGACCGGCAGCCAACGCCGCGACCCGACGCTGTACAACGCCGCCACCTCCGGGCGCGGCAGCTCGCCGGTGCCGGGCCTGGATCTGTACAACCCCGACCGCGACCTGCGCCACACCGGGCGCATGCAGGTCTCGAGCAGCAGCCACACCGAAGTCGAGAGCCGCGCGGTGTACGTGCAGGACCAGTTGCGCCTCAACGATCAATGGCAACTGCTGGCCGGCCTGCGCTACGACACCTTCGACATCGAGTCCACCAACAAGCTGCGCAACATTTCCGAAGACCGCGACAGCCACAGCACCAGCCCGCGTTTCGGCGTGGTCTGGACGCCTTTGCAGAACCACTCGTTCTACGCCTCGTGGACCAAGACCTTCTCGCCGGTCGGCGGCGGCCTGATCGGCATCACGCCCGGCGCGTCGGGCAACGGCAACGACCTGAGCCCGGAGCTGACCAAGCAGAAGGAAATCGGGGTCAAGAGCGACTGGCTCGACGATCGCCTGAGCACCACCCTGGCGGTCTACGAACTGGAACTCTACAACCGCCGCACCACCGACCCGAACGACCCGACCCTGACCGTGCTCAGCGGCCTGCAGCGCTCGCGCGGGATCGAGCTGACCGGCACCGGCAAGATCACCGGCAACTGGTACGTGCGCGGCGGCGTCGGCGTGCAGGACGCGACCATCGAAAAAGACAACAACGGCCTGGAAGGCAACCGCGTGAACAACGTGGCCAAGCGCAACGGCAGCCTGTTCCTGACCTGGAAACCGGAGCTGGGCTGGTACGCCGAAACCGGCCTGACCCTGGTCGGCCAGCGCTACGCCGACAACGCCAACACCACGGTGCTGCCGGGCTACGGCCGCTGGGACGCCCTGGCCGGCTACCGCCACAAGGACTGGGACGTGCGCGCCGCGCTGAACAACATCACCGACCGCGAGTACTACTCGTCGGCCACCAGTGCGTTCCAAATCCAGCCGGGCGCGCCGCGCAGCCTGGTGGTCACCGGCACCTACAGCTTCTGA
- the aguA gene encoding agmatine deiminase, whose amino-acid sequence MTTLKSTPRADGFHMPAEWAPQTQTWMIWPERPDNWRLGGKPAQAAHAAVARAIARFEPVTVAVSAGQYENARARLDVPNIRLVEMSSDDAWVRDSGPTFVINGSGEVRGVNWDFNAWGGFDGGLYSPWNRDAQVGGKILEIERCPRYRTEGFVLEGGSIHVDGEGTVITTEECLLNRNRNPHLGREEIEAVLSANLAVDKVIWLPDGLYNDETDGHVDNFCCYVRPGEVLLAWTDDPQDPNYPRCQAAMNVLQNSTDAKGRPFTVHKMPIPGPLYATEEECAGVDPVDGTQERNPSVRLAGSYVNFLIVNGGIIAPSFDDPMDGPAKEILQNLFPQHEVVMVPGRELLLGGGNIHCLTQQQPAPHKE is encoded by the coding sequence ATGACCACACTGAAAAGCACACCCCGCGCCGACGGTTTCCACATGCCGGCCGAATGGGCGCCGCAAACCCAGACCTGGATGATCTGGCCGGAGCGTCCGGACAATTGGCGCCTGGGCGGCAAGCCCGCGCAGGCCGCCCACGCGGCGGTGGCCAGGGCCATCGCCCGTTTCGAGCCGGTGACCGTGGCGGTGTCCGCCGGCCAGTACGAGAACGCCCGCGCCCGCCTCGACGTGCCGAACATCCGCCTGGTCGAGATGTCCAGCGATGACGCCTGGGTGCGCGACAGCGGCCCGACCTTCGTCATCAACGGCAGCGGCGAAGTGCGCGGCGTGAACTGGGACTTCAACGCCTGGGGCGGCTTCGACGGCGGCCTGTACTCGCCGTGGAACCGTGATGCCCAGGTCGGCGGCAAGATCCTCGAGATCGAGCGCTGCCCGCGCTACCGCACCGAAGGCTTCGTGCTGGAAGGCGGTTCGATCCATGTCGACGGCGAAGGCACCGTGATCACCACCGAAGAGTGCCTGCTCAACCGTAACCGCAACCCGCACCTGGGCCGCGAAGAGATCGAAGCGGTGCTCAGCGCCAACCTGGCGGTGGACAAGGTCATCTGGTTGCCGGACGGCCTGTACAACGACGAGACTGACGGCCATGTGGACAACTTCTGCTGCTACGTGCGTCCGGGCGAAGTGCTGCTGGCGTGGACCGACGATCCGCAGGACCCGAACTACCCGCGCTGCCAGGCGGCGATGAACGTGCTGCAGAACAGCACCGACGCCAAGGGCCGCCCGTTCACGGTGCACAAGATGCCGATTCCGGGGCCGCTGTACGCGACCGAAGAGGAATGCGCCGGCGTCGACCCGGTGGACGGCACCCAGGAGCGCAACCCGAGCGTGCGCCTGGCCGGTTCCTACGTGAACTTCCTGATCGTCAATGGCGGCATCATCGCGCCGAGCTTCGACGATCCGATGGACGGCCCGGCCAAAGAGATCCTGCAGAACCTGTTCCCGCAGCACGAAGTGGTGATGGTGCCGGGCCGCGAACTGTTACTGGGAGGCGGTAACATTCACTGCCTTACCCAGCAGCAGCCAGCGCCGCACAAAGAGTGA
- a CDS encoding aminotransferase has product MSFATLIHRVSLPTPQVSAEQALHLLKEHYGLSGALHPLGSQQDLNFRVDSERGRFVLKVCRGDYSLVELQAQHAGLKYLAEHCAVPVPRVIAARNGEDLLTLTVGGESVHVRLLDYIEGQSLTALDHLGHEVVAGFGRLCGEMDLALAGFDHPGLERTLQWDARHAAALTEHLLPVIADARQRALVADAAAQAQQRLRPLLTRLPVQAIHMDITDDNVVWQRDAGRRWQLQGVIDFGDLVRTWRITDLSVTCAALLHHAEGDPLVILPAVRAYHAVNPLLPEELQALWPLIVARAAVLVLSGEQQVSIDPGNAYSRNNLAHEWEIFRVATSVPFALMEAAILTAVGQTLPPLGSEGFAPLLPGLVGREFALIDLGVLSPHFEAGNWEQAGIDQRLLDEAAAVHGLAASRYGQYRLSRTRPDCANEPDTFPLHVELRVPEGSALEAPFAGVLHLAADGSLRLDGAQSSVRLWGATTSLHSGAALVKGQGLGTVGGALTVQLLREAQPEAPLFCTPSRAPAWQALCPSPAALLGLACDAEPELDAKTLLERRDASFARTQKHYYVDPPRIERGWRNHLIDMQGRSYLDMLNNVAVLGHGHPRMAETARRQWSLLNTNSRFNYAAVAEFSERLLKLAPEGMDRVFLVNSGSEANDLAIRLAWAYSGGRDLISVLEAYHGWTVGADAVSTSVADNPRALESRPDWVHPVTAPNTYRGEFRGPDSAPDYVRSVERQLANIEGRKLAGFICEPVYGNAGGISLPPGYLEKVYGLVRARGGVCIADEVQVGYGRMGHFFWGFEEQGVVPDIITMAKGMGNGQPLGAVITRREIAEALENEGYFFSSAGGSPVSCQIGMAVLDVLEEEGLWENAQVVGGHFKARLEALIDKYPLVGAVHGSGFYLGLELVRDRETLEPATEETMRLCDRLRELGIFMQPTGDDLNILKIKPPMVTSRQSVDFFVDMLSKVFDEGL; this is encoded by the coding sequence CACCTTCTGAAGGAGCATTACGGGCTGAGCGGCGCGCTGCACCCCTTGGGCAGTCAGCAGGACCTCAACTTCCGCGTCGACAGCGAGCGCGGCCGGTTCGTGCTCAAGGTCTGCCGCGGCGACTATTCGCTGGTGGAGCTGCAGGCCCAGCACGCTGGCCTCAAATACCTGGCCGAACACTGCGCCGTGCCGGTGCCGCGGGTGATTGCGGCCCGCAACGGTGAAGACCTGCTGACGCTGACCGTCGGCGGCGAGTCCGTGCATGTGCGGCTGCTGGACTACATCGAAGGCCAGTCCCTGACGGCGCTCGACCATCTGGGCCACGAGGTGGTGGCCGGGTTCGGCCGGCTCTGCGGAGAGATGGATCTGGCCCTGGCCGGGTTCGACCATCCGGGCCTTGAACGCACGCTGCAATGGGACGCCCGGCACGCGGCGGCCCTGACCGAACACTTGTTGCCGGTGATCGCGGACGCCCGCCAGCGTGCGTTGGTCGCCGACGCGGCGGCGCAGGCCCAGCAGCGGTTGCGGCCGTTGCTGACGAGGCTGCCGGTGCAGGCGATCCACATGGACATCACCGACGACAACGTCGTCTGGCAGCGGGATGCCGGGCGGCGCTGGCAGTTGCAGGGCGTCATCGATTTCGGCGACCTGGTGCGCACCTGGCGCATCACCGACCTGTCGGTGACCTGCGCGGCGCTGCTGCACCATGCCGAGGGCGATCCGTTGGTGATCCTGCCGGCGGTGCGGGCGTACCATGCGGTCAATCCGCTGCTGCCGGAAGAATTGCAGGCCCTGTGGCCGCTGATCGTGGCCCGGGCGGCGGTGCTGGTGCTCAGCGGCGAGCAGCAGGTCAGCATCGACCCCGGCAACGCCTACAGCCGCAACAACCTGGCCCATGAGTGGGAGATTTTCCGGGTCGCCACCTCGGTGCCGTTCGCCCTGATGGAGGCGGCGATCCTGACGGCGGTCGGGCAGACGTTGCCGCCCCTCGGCAGCGAGGGCTTTGCGCCGCTGCTGCCGGGCCTGGTCGGGCGCGAGTTCGCGCTGATCGACCTCGGCGTGCTGAGCCCGCATTTCGAGGCCGGCAATTGGGAGCAGGCCGGCATCGATCAGCGCCTGCTGGATGAAGCCGCCGCCGTGCACGGGCTGGCGGCCAGCCGTTACGGGCAATACCGCTTGTCGCGCACCCGGCCCGATTGCGCCAATGAGCCGGACACCTTCCCGCTGCACGTCGAGCTGCGGGTGCCGGAAGGCTCGGCGCTGGAAGCACCGTTTGCCGGTGTGCTCCATTTGGCGGCGGACGGTTCTTTGCGCCTGGACGGGGCGCAGTCGAGCGTGCGCCTATGGGGGGCGACGACTTCGCTGCACAGCGGCGCGGCACTGGTCAAAGGCCAGGGGCTGGGAACGGTGGGCGGCGCCTTGACCGTGCAACTGCTGCGGGAGGCACAGCCGGAGGCGCCGCTGTTCTGCACGCCTTCGCGGGCGCCGGCCTGGCAGGCCTTGTGCCCGTCGCCGGCGGCGCTGCTGGGGCTGGCCTGCGACGCCGAGCCGGAGCTGGACGCGAAAACCCTGCTCGAACGCCGCGACGCCAGTTTCGCCCGCACCCAGAAGCATTATTACGTCGACCCGCCGCGCATCGAACGCGGCTGGCGCAACCACCTGATCGACATGCAGGGCCGTTCCTACCTCGACATGCTCAACAACGTCGCCGTGCTCGGCCACGGCCATCCGCGCATGGCAGAGACCGCCCGCCGGCAGTGGTCGTTGCTCAACACCAACTCGCGGTTCAACTATGCGGCGGTCGCCGAGTTTTCCGAGCGGCTGCTGAAACTGGCGCCGGAAGGCATGGACCGGGTGTTCCTGGTCAACAGCGGCAGCGAGGCCAACGACCTGGCGATCCGTCTGGCGTGGGCCTACAGCGGCGGTCGCGATCTGATCAGCGTGCTGGAGGCCTATCACGGCTGGACGGTGGGTGCGGACGCGGTCTCGACGTCCGTCGCCGACAACCCGCGCGCCCTCGAAAGCCGCCCGGACTGGGTGCATCCGGTGACGGCGCCGAACACCTACCGCGGCGAGTTCCGCGGGCCGGATTCGGCGCCGGACTACGTACGCAGCGTCGAACGGCAACTGGCGAACATCGAAGGGCGGAAACTGGCCGGGTTCATCTGCGAACCGGTCTACGGCAACGCCGGGGGCATCTCGTTGCCGCCGGGCTACCTGGAAAAGGTCTATGGGCTGGTACGCGCCCGGGGCGGCGTGTGCATCGCCGACGAAGTGCAGGTCGGCTACGGGCGCATGGGCCATTTCTTCTGGGGCTTCGAAGAGCAGGGCGTGGTGCCGGACATCATCACCATGGCCAAGGGCATGGGCAACGGCCAGCCGTTGGGCGCGGTGATCACCCGGCGCGAGATTGCGGAAGCGCTGGAGAACGAAGGTTATTTCTTCTCGTCCGCCGGCGGCAGCCCGGTGAGCTGCCAGATCGGCATGGCGGTGCTGGACGTCCTGGAGGAAGAGGGACTGTGGGAAAACGCCCAGGTGGTCGGCGGGCATTTCAAGGCCCGGCTGGAGGCGCTGATCGACAAGTATCCGCTGGTGGGTGCGGTGCACGGTTCCGGCTTCTATCTGGGACTGGAGCTGGTGCGCGACCGCGAGACCCTGGAGCCGGCGACCGAGGAAACCATGCGCCTGTGCGACCGGCTGCGGGAACTGGGGATCTTCATGCAGCCGACCGGCGACGATCTGAACATCCTCAAGATCAAGCCGCCGATGGTCACCTCGCGCCAGAGCGTGGACTTCTTCGTCGACATGCTGTCGAAGGTGTTCGACGAGGGGCTGTGA